A window of the Planktothrix tepida PCC 9214 genome harbors these coding sequences:
- a CDS encoding FAD-dependent oxidoreductase: protein MNQLQADVLVVGGGTGGTAAALQAARRGAKTILVSQWSMLGGMLTSGGVPAPDGNELVAFQTGIWGAFLRELNQRQPGGLDYAWVSFFTYHPKIGANILADWVKAEPNLLWISGQYPLEVVKQENSITEVRFQSYIIKAKIILDATELGDLLELAEIPYRWGWELQTQWQEPSAPLGEFPIIKNTPIQAPTWVFMMQDFGENQIAPEIPAPPIETPELFTNAWKNYGAESFLNYGKLPGERFMINWPIHGNDYDQKLDRLIGSETERLQFWQESFWHSLSFARFIQQQLGRRYGLATGTFPIENRPNFNTNPTILSAFALHPYYRESRRVQGLTTIREQDILPTDKGYTALLPINERGECEAIAIGNYANDHHYTTFEWLVKPKSLRWGGRWTGTPFTIPYRALIPISVDNLFVCEKNISVSHIANGATRLQPVVLGIGQATGMAAALCIEQGIKPHELSVRTLQNALLTDRIAPQAVIPLFNLTPDHPDWLKWQYYYLDHPELYPIDANCPAFGISSYPSPNSQPFSGVFQRQQDQDYTFTLTQGKFTGQTAKLVTLHPEINEQLQNLISPSTLTLYGRFNLSGNWLIVETLNSIQNP from the coding sequence ATGAATCAATTACAAGCGGATGTTTTAGTGGTTGGGGGAGGAACAGGGGGAACTGCGGCAGCATTACAAGCCGCTCGTCGAGGGGCAAAGACGATTTTAGTCAGTCAATGGTCAATGTTAGGAGGAATGTTAACATCTGGGGGAGTTCCAGCGCCGGATGGTAATGAATTAGTAGCATTTCAAACGGGAATTTGGGGGGCATTTCTCCGGGAATTAAACCAGCGTCAACCGGGAGGATTAGATTATGCTTGGGTGAGTTTCTTTACTTATCATCCCAAAATAGGAGCTAATATTTTAGCAGATTGGGTGAAAGCAGAACCTAATTTATTATGGATTTCAGGACAGTACCCTTTAGAAGTTGTTAAACAAGAAAATTCTATTACAGAGGTTCGATTTCAATCTTATATAATTAAAGCGAAAATCATCTTAGATGCAACAGAATTAGGCGACCTTTTAGAACTCGCTGAAATTCCCTATCGTTGGGGATGGGAATTACAAACTCAATGGCAAGAACCCAGCGCTCCTCTAGGAGAATTCCCCATCATCAAAAATACCCCTATTCAAGCTCCTACCTGGGTGTTTATGATGCAGGATTTTGGAGAAAATCAAATCGCCCCAGAAATTCCAGCACCTCCAATTGAGACTCCAGAATTATTTACAAATGCTTGGAAAAATTACGGTGCAGAATCGTTTCTCAACTATGGGAAACTTCCGGGTGAACGATTTATGATTAATTGGCCGATTCACGGAAATGATTATGATCAAAAATTAGATCGTTTAATCGGTTCCGAAACTGAACGGTTACAATTTTGGCAAGAAAGTTTTTGGCATAGTTTAAGTTTTGCCCGGTTTATTCAACAACAACTCGGACGACGTTATGGGTTAGCAACGGGAACTTTCCCCATAGAAAATCGACCTAATTTTAATACAAATCCAACTATTTTATCCGCTTTTGCTTTACATCCTTATTATCGAGAAAGCCGTCGAGTTCAAGGATTAACTACCATTCGAGAACAGGATATTTTACCGACTGACAAGGGTTATACGGCTTTATTACCCATCAATGAAAGGGGAGAATGTGAAGCGATCGCTATTGGAAATTATGCTAATGATCATCATTATACCACTTTTGAATGGCTTGTAAAACCTAAAAGTTTACGTTGGGGAGGACGTTGGACAGGAACTCCTTTTACTATTCCCTATCGAGCGTTAATTCCTATTAGTGTTGATAATTTATTCGTCTGTGAAAAAAATATTTCTGTTTCCCATATTGCTAACGGTGCGACTCGTTTACAACCTGTGGTATTAGGAATAGGACAGGCGACAGGAATGGCAGCAGCGTTATGTATTGAACAAGGAATAAAACCCCATGAATTATCGGTTAGAACGTTACAAAATGCTTTGCTAACTGATAGAATTGCTCCGCAAGCGGTGATTCCTTTATTTAATTTAACTCCCGATCACCCTGATTGGTTAAAGTGGCAATATTATTATTTAGATCACCCTGAATTATATCCGATTGATGCTAATTGTCCCGCATTTGGAATTTCTTCCTATCCTTCTCCGAATAGTCAGCCTTTTTCAGGTGTTTTTCAGCGTCAACAGGATCAAGATTATACCTTTACCCTAACTCAAGGAAAATTTACAGGTCAAACGGCAAAATTAGTCACGTTACACCCAGAAATTAACGAACAATTACAAAACCTTATTAGTCCCTCAACCTTAACGCTTTACGGACGATTCAATCTTTCAGGAAATTGGTTAATTGTAGAAACCTTGAATTCCATTCAAAACCCTTAA
- the era gene encoding GTPase Era, translating into MDGFEGVTIPLPPEGYKSGFIGIIGRPNVGKSTLMNQMVGQKIAITSPVAQTTRNRLRGILTTPDAQIIFVDTPGIHKPHHQLGKVLVQNAKLAIQSVDVLLFVVDSSVDAGGGDRYIVELLEHVQVPVILGLNKQDQQPSDYQYLDQTYQQLAQPYQWPIAKFSALTGEGVDNLQRLLIDRLEPGPYYYPPDLVTDQPERFIIGELIREQILYNTREEVPHSVAISVDRVEEDPKITRILATIHVERPSQKGILIGHQGSMLKTIGSDARQQIQKLIDGKVYLELFVKVQPKWRQSRSQLADLGYQVEQ; encoded by the coding sequence ATGGATGGGTTTGAAGGTGTAACGATTCCCTTACCGCCAGAGGGATATAAATCGGGATTTATCGGGATTATTGGTCGTCCGAATGTCGGGAAATCAACCTTAATGAATCAGATGGTGGGTCAAAAAATCGCCATCACGTCCCCTGTTGCTCAAACGACACGCAACCGTTTGCGCGGAATTCTCACCACTCCCGACGCTCAAATTATTTTTGTTGATACCCCTGGAATTCATAAACCCCATCATCAATTGGGTAAGGTTTTAGTTCAAAATGCTAAATTAGCGATTCAGTCTGTTGATGTTTTATTATTTGTCGTTGATAGTTCGGTGGATGCGGGCGGAGGCGATCGCTATATTGTAGAATTACTTGAACACGTCCAGGTTCCGGTAATTCTGGGACTCAATAAACAAGATCAACAACCTTCCGATTATCAATATCTTGATCAAACCTATCAACAACTCGCCCAACCTTATCAATGGCCGATTGCTAAATTTTCTGCTTTAACCGGGGAAGGTGTTGATAATTTACAACGGTTATTAATTGATCGTTTAGAACCTGGCCCCTATTATTATCCCCCTGATTTAGTGACGGATCAACCTGAACGTTTCATTATTGGGGAATTGATTCGAGAACAAATTTTATACAATACCCGCGAAGAAGTCCCCCATTCTGTTGCGATTTCCGTTGACCGTGTGGAGGAAGATCCTAAAATTACTCGAATTTTAGCGACCATTCATGTTGAGCGACCTTCCCAAAAAGGAATTTTAATTGGTCATCAGGGAAGTATGCTTAAAACCATTGGAAGTGATGCGCGTCAACAAATTCAAAAGTTAATTGACGGAAAAGTCTATTTAGAATTGTTTGTGAAAGTTCAACCGAAATGGCGACAGTCCCGCAGTCAGTTAGCGGATTTAGGGTATCAAGTTGAACAATAA
- a CDS encoding SLBB domain-containing protein: MAKILFSKPKLTLWGFFVTVAVIVGHSSTTQAQSPFSQAIQVPPSTGNFPVEDSQGYTLGPGDLLQLDIFNVPEYSGNNGQHQVGIDGSVNLPLIGNLVVKGLTLDQVTAIVQQRYGEYLQRPLLTVQLLAARPLQIAVTGEVQRPGSYMLSASTDAPWRVSTNNSLMATPEVQKMGGRLPTITRVLQMAGGITASADVRQVKIRRSLGNGGEKILNLDLWELVQTGDLRQDITLRDGDTIYIPTATEHNALESSQLVTANFASNNNQPINVAVVGAVNRPGTHTLRAEPIPQVSPEPGQLTEGVVSTASGGILTVTQALKVAGGITSQADIRNIQVRRLTRTGTEQHIQVDLWKLLQEGDVTQDAMLQQGDTIIVPTATTAETEENAEVAAASFSPDTLKISIVGEVVSPGAKSVAPNTSLNQALVEAGGFNESRANKKEVELIRLHPNGTVSRRPIPINLSAQVNEETNPKLRNNDVIVVGRSGGASFRDGLGTVLNSLSPINNFLGLFRFVNIF; encoded by the coding sequence ATGGCAAAAATTCTATTTTCAAAACCCAAATTAACCCTATGGGGGTTTTTCGTGACCGTTGCGGTCATCGTTGGACATTCATCAACAACCCAGGCTCAATCGCCCTTTTCTCAAGCGATACAGGTTCCTCCATCAACCGGAAATTTCCCCGTTGAAGATAGCCAAGGTTATACCCTAGGGCCAGGAGATTTGCTCCAACTGGATATTTTTAATGTTCCTGAATATAGTGGCAATAATGGTCAGCATCAAGTTGGAATTGATGGTTCTGTAAATTTGCCCTTAATTGGGAATTTGGTGGTGAAAGGGCTCACCTTAGACCAAGTAACCGCCATTGTTCAACAACGCTACGGGGAATATTTACAACGACCTTTATTAACGGTGCAATTACTCGCAGCCCGTCCTCTACAAATTGCTGTGACTGGAGAGGTTCAACGTCCGGGGTCTTATATGTTGTCTGCGAGTACAGACGCGCCATGGCGCGTCTCTACGAACAATTCCTTAATGGCGACTCCAGAAGTGCAGAAGATGGGGGGGCGTTTACCAACCATTACCCGTGTTTTGCAAATGGCCGGAGGAATTACCGCCTCGGCGGATGTTCGACAGGTGAAAATTCGTCGTTCTCTGGGAAATGGGGGAGAAAAAATTCTGAATTTGGATTTATGGGAATTGGTACAAACGGGGGATTTACGCCAGGATATTACTTTGCGCGATGGTGACACGATATATATTCCCACCGCCACAGAACACAATGCGCTGGAATCTTCCCAATTAGTTACGGCTAATTTTGCCAGTAATAACAATCAACCGATTAATGTAGCGGTTGTTGGGGCGGTTAATCGCCCTGGAACCCATACCTTAAGGGCTGAACCCATTCCCCAAGTTTCCCCAGAACCGGGTCAATTAACTGAAGGTGTTGTTTCAACGGCCAGTGGGGGAATATTGACTGTAACACAAGCCTTGAAAGTGGCGGGGGGAATTACGTCCCAAGCGGATATTAGAAATATTCAGGTAAGACGTCTGACCCGGACGGGAACAGAACAACACATTCAGGTTGACCTGTGGAAACTTTTACAGGAAGGAGATGTCACTCAAGATGCGATGTTACAACAGGGAGATACAATTATTGTGCCCACGGCGACAACGGCTGAAACGGAAGAAAATGCAGAAGTAGCCGCCGCGAGTTTTTCTCCTGATACGCTAAAAATTAGTATTGTGGGTGAAGTGGTCTCTCCAGGGGCGAAAAGTGTTGCTCCGAATACATCCCTGAATCAAGCGCTGGTGGAGGCGGGGGGATTTAATGAATCTCGTGCTAATAAGAAAGAGGTGGAGTTAATTCGCTTACATCCCAATGGAACAGTTTCTCGACGACCAATTCCGATTAATTTATCGGCGCAAGTAAACGAAGAAACGAATCCTAAGCTGAGAAATAATGATGTTATTGTTGTCGGTCGGTCGGGGGGGGCTTCCTTCCGAGATGGTTTAGGAACAGTGTTAAATTCCTTAAGTCCGATTAACAATTTCTTGGGATTATTTCGGTTTGTTAATATTTTTTAG
- the patX gene encoding heterocyst-inhibiting protein PatX, translating to MQTYTSLVLSVSLLIGLTTNALAVNPSAHQLSDILTDQQLLSARTRLNGPYEPDRGGGRRDFMDTTHSNDVNAQL from the coding sequence ATGCAAACCTATACATCTTTAGTTTTATCAGTTTCTTTATTGATTGGTCTGACAACTAACGCTTTAGCTGTTAATCCTAGTGCCCATCAATTATCAGATATTCTAACTGACCAACAATTACTTTCCGCCCGCACCCGACTCAATGGCCCCTATGAACCCGACCGAGGTGGTGGACGTCGGGATTTCATGGATACGACCCATTCTAATGATGTGAATGCTCAACTTTAA
- a CDS encoding tetratricopeptide repeat protein has translation MIELEQVAEALDRQDYRQAAKLLKQLQQQVPQNPWVKLYAGRWYEGTDKLETAEKVYRKLLKDATNPKIVAQARQGLQRIETIEQNRRQQAIVDAKADPSNTEPGVLILEPLAPEQKQNAAKTLARMLKTDPYTARMQLQSRGWRLYKTGEMGELKVYGQEMLEAGIPVFWVALTEIQNLHVFRVQSLQSLSPQPTIICQNEQDQLGSLTFSWQEVSQRVEGVLPLFIEMFDYDPRRRKSDRFRHKEMTQDYAQILDLHLPKRRCILRFCDHSYNFQDGIDFSQFSQETQALPQSQNTTRINWNLLTEQLNQSLTQTQLWSEFTPFAETTLDYTQLLGRLIPYIDVPRKSESLWDNAFHLYSGLVFFKQL, from the coding sequence ATGATAGAACTTGAACAAGTGGCAGAAGCCCTAGACCGTCAGGACTACCGCCAAGCCGCAAAACTCTTAAAGCAACTGCAACAGCAAGTACCCCAAAATCCTTGGGTAAAATTGTATGCGGGGCGTTGGTATGAAGGCACAGATAAACTGGAAACGGCGGAAAAGGTTTATCGAAAATTATTGAAGGATGCCACTAACCCTAAAATCGTTGCCCAGGCGCGTCAGGGATTACAACGAATTGAAACCATTGAACAAAATCGACGCCAACAGGCCATTGTTGACGCTAAAGCTGATCCGAGTAATACTGAACCCGGTGTTTTAATTTTAGAACCTCTGGCCCCCGAACAAAAGCAAAATGCCGCCAAAACCCTTGCCCGAATGTTAAAAACCGATCCCTATACCGCCCGAATGCAGCTACAAAGTCGGGGTTGGCGACTGTATAAAACAGGGGAAATGGGAGAATTAAAAGTCTATGGTCAAGAAATGTTAGAGGCGGGAATTCCTGTGTTTTGGGTCGCCTTAACAGAGATTCAAAATCTTCATGTATTTCGGGTTCAATCCCTGCAATCTTTATCGCCACAACCGACAATTATTTGTCAAAATGAACAGGATCAATTGGGTTCTCTGACGTTTAGTTGGCAAGAAGTTAGTCAACGGGTTGAAGGAGTATTACCGTTATTTATAGAAATGTTTGATTATGATCCACGTCGTCGAAAATCAGATCGATTTCGGCATAAAGAAATGACTCAAGATTATGCTCAAATTTTGGATTTACATTTACCAAAACGACGTTGTATTTTAAGATTTTGTGATCACAGTTATAATTTTCAAGACGGAATAGATTTTAGTCAATTTTCTCAGGAAACTCAAGCCCTTCCCCAAAGCCAAAACACCACTCGCATTAACTGGAATTTGTTAACTGAACAGTTAAATCAATCTTTAACCCAGACTCAACTGTGGTCAGAATTTACGCCTTTTGCAGAAACCACCTTAGATTATACTCAACTTCTAGGCCGTCTTATCCCTTATATTGATGTACCTCGTAAATCGGAAAGTCTTTGGGATAATGCCTTTCATCTTTATAGTGGTTTAGTTTTTTTTAAACAATTATAG